A window of Malania oleifera isolate guangnan ecotype guangnan chromosome 5, ASM2987363v1, whole genome shotgun sequence contains these coding sequences:
- the LOC131156714 gene encoding chaperone protein dnaJ 11, chloroplastic-like — MASSSISLYEVLGIPASATRHEIKAAYRRLARQYHPDVVSMTKKDTPANEFMKIHTAYSTLSDPSKRASYDCTLFWPATARGAPSSISTAAFAGGYRHRTWETDQCW; from the coding sequence aTGGCTTCTTCATCAATATCGCTGTATGAAGTTCTTGGAATTCCGGCAAGTGCCACCCGGCACGAGATAAAGGCGGCCTACCGGAGACTGGCACGACAGTACCATCCCGACGTCGTATCAATGACCAAGAAAGACACGCCAGCTAACGAGTTCATGAAGATTCACACGGCCTACTCGACGCTGTCGGATCCCAGCAAACGCGCCAGCTACGACTGTACCCTGTTCTGGCCGGCGACGGCGAGAGGAGCGCCTTCGTCCATTTCGACGGCTGCCTTCGCCGGCGGGTACCGTCACCGGACGTGGGAGACTGACCAGTGCTGGTAG